In the genome of Vicia villosa cultivar HV-30 ecotype Madison, WI linkage group LG7, Vvil1.0, whole genome shotgun sequence, one region contains:
- the LOC131620083 gene encoding probable pectinesterase 55 produces the protein MHFFQPIALILIFVILFFDICESDDCSNPLKTITVSQSGKENFKTIQSAIDSVPAGNSQWIHIQISSGVYKEQIYIPENKPCIYLEGVSRQTTSIEWSIHENATFDTRANNTVLKGITIANTLNNPVVEANGITQGVAARIHADKCVFYSCGFLGVQDTLFSDIGRHYFKQCFIQGGVDFIYGNGQSIFEDSNIYFSMGKNGPKSEGVITAHYRNSSNDPSGFVFNRCKISGSSGGKFQLGRSMKPYARVIIANSFLSDGVKPEGWSPRLCVGQEAKITFVEEKCSGDGSNKSQRVKWMKSLSEAELNKFLSPSFIDQEGWISKLPTNIFN, from the exons atgcatttttttcaaCCCATtgctttaattttaatatttgtaatTCTTTTCTTTGATATTTGTGAATCTGATGATTGTAGCAATCCCTTGAAGACTATTACTGTTAGTCAATCTGGCAAAGAAaatttcaaaacaattcaaaGTGCCATTGATTCTGTCCCTGCAGGAAACTCTCAATGGATTCATATTCAAATTTCATCTGGTGTTTACAA AGAGCAAATATATATTCCAGAGAACAAACCATGCATTTATCTTGAAGGAGTTAGCAGGCAAACCACAAGTATAGAATGGAGTATACATGAGAATGCTACTTTCGATACAAGAGCAAATAATACAGTTCTAAAGGGCATTACTATCGCG AATACATTGAACAACCCAGTAGTAGAGGCGAATGGCATCACACAAGGCGTGGCGGCTAGAATCCATGCAGATAAATGTGTTTTCTATAGTTGTGGTTTTCTTGGAGTGCAAGATACTCTATTTTCTGACATTGGTCGCCATTACTTCAAACAATGTTTCATCCAAGGTGGTGTGGATTTCATATACGGGAATGGTCAATCAATCTTTGAG GatagtaatatatatttttcgATGGGGAAAAATGGTCCGAAAAGCGAAGGAGTTATTACAGCGCATTATAGAAATTCGTCAAATGATCCAAGTGGATTTGTGTTTAATAGATGTAAAATAAGTGGTTCATCAggaggaaagtttcaacttggaaGGTCTATGAAACCTTATGCAAGAGTGATCATAGCAAATTCTTTCTTATCAGATGGTGTTAAACCTGAGGGTTGGAGTCCTAGATTGTGTGTTGGTCAAGA AGCTAAGATTACTTTTGTGGAGGAGAAATGCTCTGGAGATGGATCAAACAAATCGCAGCGTGTGAAATGGATGAAGAGCTTGAGTGAAGCTGAACTTAATAAATTCTTGAGTCCCTCTTTTATTGATCAAGAAGGATGGATTTCCAAATTGCCGACCAACATATTCAATTGA
- the LOC131620084 gene encoding probable pectinesterase 55, with product MWSLQSFALILIFVFLVFDVCSNPLKIITVSQSGNADFKTIQSAIDSVPAGNSQWIHIQISSGVYKEQVLIPKNKSCIYFEGAGSDSTSIEWGSHEKATFDIKGTNTVAKGITFTNTLNSPVLLSVIQAIAVKIHADKCAFYSCSFLGVQDTINDDDGRHYYNNCYIQGATDFIYGNGQSLFEASTIYFSNGKSGQYMDGVITAQFRNSPNDPSGFVFKNCNISGTGYKTELGRAMGAYARVIIANSYLSDVVRPEGWSQRRYVGQEENLTFVEEGCTGPGADKSKRVEWMKHLSGDELDKFLSLSFIDQEGWISKLPPIILH from the exons atgtGGTCCTTACAATCATTTGCTTTGATTTTAATATTTGTATTTCTTGTATTTGATGTTTGTAGCAATCCCTTGAAGATCATTACTGTTAGTCAATCAGGCAATGCAGATTTCAAAACAATTCAAAGTGCCATTGATTCTGTCCCTGCAGGAAACTCTCAATGGATTCACATTCAAATATCCTCTGGTGTTTACAA AGAGCAAGTCTTAATTCCAAAGAACAAATCATGCATTTATTTTGAAGGAGCTGGTAGTGATTCCACAAGTATAGAATGGGGCTCTCATGAAAAAGCTACTTTCGATATAAAAGGAACCAATACTGTTGCAAAGGGCATAACTTTTACG AACACACTGAACAGCCCAGTATTATTAAGCGTCATACAAGCCATAGCTGTCAAAATCCATGCAGATAAATGTGCTTTCTATAGTTGTTCTTTTCTTGGAGTGCAAGATACCATAAACGATGACGATGGTCGCCATTACTACAATAATTGTTACATCCAAGGTGCAACCGATTTCATATATGGAAATGGTCAATCACTCTTTGAg GCAAGTAcaatatatttttcaaatggaAAATCTGGTCAATATATGGATGGAGTTATTACAGCACAATTTAGAAATTCGCCGAATGATCCAAGTGGGTTTGTGTTTAAAAATTGTAACATAAGTGGAACAGGATATAAGACTGAACTTGGAAGGGCTATGGGAGCTTATGCAAGAGTGATCATAGCAAATTCTTATCTATCAGATGTTGTTAGACCTGAGGGTTGGAGTCAGAGAAGATATGTTGGCCAAGA AGAAAACCTTACTTTTGTGGAGGAGGGATGCACAGGACCTGGAGCAGATAAATCGAAACGCGTGGAATGGATGAAGCACTTGAGTGGGGATGAACTTGATAAATTCTTGAGTCTCTCTTTTATTGATCAAGAAGGATGGATTTCCAAATTGCCACCTATCATATTGCATTAG